The following are encoded in a window of Candidatus Jidaibacter acanthamoeba genomic DNA:
- the fdxA gene encoding ferredoxin FdxA has product MAYVVTENCIKCKFTDCAEVCPVDCFYEGENMLVINPDECIDCGVCEPECPAEAIKPESEDLMQWMEINKKFSVQWPNITEKHPHAPDAEQFNGKEGKYEEYFSEKPGR; this is encoded by the coding sequence ATGGCATATGTAGTTACGGAAAATTGTATAAAGTGTAAATTTACGGATTGTGCCGAAGTATGCCCGGTTGATTGTTTCTATGAAGGGGAGAATATGCTTGTTATTAATCCTGATGAATGCATTGATTGCGGGGTATGTGAGCCTGAGTGCCCGGCGGAAGCGATAAAACCCGAATCTGAAGATTTAATGCAATGGATGGAAATTAATAAGAAATTTTCCGTGCAATGGCCGAACATTACCGAAAAGCATCCTCACGCACCAGATGCCGAGCAATTTAACGGTAAAGAAGGAAAGTATGAGGAATACTTTTCCGAAAAACCGGGTAGATAG
- the recO gene encoding DNA repair protein RecO — MLIEEKGIIISVRKFQESSFIIKCLLEHSGLIAGLHKTRKAKHIQEPIVGNLIQAKWQARLEEHLGFLNFENVKNTASLISGKKLPVLILDSAVNLINILVAEKEPHDTLFSSLEDLLNIIEDYQDDNLEILADYIKFEVFELLGNSGFGLDLSKCVVTNSTENLTYISPRSASAVSLEIGKPYENKLFKLPKFLLPGKTKDYAINDLKEAYKISLYFLEKHLLKPFAKPLPLARRLLQEYILQLS, encoded by the coding sequence ATGTTAATTGAAGAAAAAGGGATTATTATTTCAGTAAGAAAATTCCAGGAAAGTAGTTTTATAATAAAGTGTTTACTTGAGCATTCCGGTTTAATTGCAGGGCTACATAAAACAAGAAAAGCTAAACATATTCAAGAACCGATTGTAGGTAACTTAATTCAAGCTAAGTGGCAGGCACGCCTTGAAGAACATTTGGGTTTTTTAAATTTTGAAAATGTTAAAAATACTGCTTCACTTATTTCAGGTAAAAAGTTACCAGTTTTAATTTTAGATTCAGCAGTAAACCTAATTAATATTTTAGTAGCTGAAAAAGAGCCTCACGATACTTTGTTTTCCTCACTTGAGGATTTACTTAATATTATAGAAGATTATCAAGATGATAATCTTGAAATATTAGCTGATTATATCAAATTCGAAGTTTTCGAGCTACTGGGTAATTCAGGGTTTGGCCTGGATTTAAGTAAATGCGTAGTAACTAACAGTACGGAAAACTTAACTTATATTTCTCCAAGATCCGCTTCAGCCGTAAGCTTAGAAATCGGTAAACCTTATGAAAATAAACTTTTTAAACTTCCAAAATTTTTGCTTCCCGGGAAAACCAAGGATTATGCGATAAATGATCTAAAAGAAGCTTATAAAATTTCACTTTATTTTCTTGAAAAACATTTATTAAAGCCTTTTGCCAAACCTCTGCCACTAGCCAGAAGATTGCTGCAAGAATATATTTTGCAATTAAGCTAG
- a CDS encoding 6,7-dimethyl-8-ribityllumazine synthase codes for MNKVLIVEATLHPNTADALSSAVRFVLEQNGIEYERVQVTGIFEIPAAVSIALDAFDYDGAIVVGSLIGQENITLNTIYQECARGVNDISIHFSLPIGFGIFMAENEAQALEQASVIGKQAALCCLELIKIKNLYQSFHNDSGSGYKN; via the coding sequence ATGAACAAAGTGCTAATTGTGGAGGCGACATTACACCCTAATACCGCTGACGCCTTATCCAGCGCGGTCAGATTTGTATTAGAACAAAACGGAATTGAATATGAAAGAGTTCAAGTCACAGGTATATTTGAAATTCCTGCAGCAGTAAGCATAGCCTTAGATGCGTTTGATTACGATGGAGCTATTGTTGTCGGTAGCCTTATCGGCCAAGAAAACATTACTTTAAATACAATTTATCAAGAATGTGCTCGCGGCGTTAACGATATATCTATCCATTTTTCATTACCAATCGGATTTGGAATATTCATGGCGGAAAATGAAGCTCAAGCTTTAGAACAAGCAAGCGTTATAGGCAAACAAGCTGCCTTATGCTGTTTGGAGCTAATTAAAATAAAAAACCTCTATCAATCTTTTCATAATGACTCAGGCAGTGGATACAAAAACTAA
- the ccoS gene encoding cbb3-type cytochrome oxidase assembly protein CcoS, translating to MDVLIYLVPFTVLFSLIGLVALIWAIRSKQYDDMKGAAERILFDIEDNNRNDLKDKNLKK from the coding sequence ATGGATGTATTGATTTACTTAGTACCGTTTACCGTTCTATTTAGCTTAATCGGTTTAGTTGCACTTATATGGGCGATCAGATCTAAACAATATGACGATATGAAAGGGGCTGCCGAACGTATTTTATTTGATATTGAAGACAATAATCGGAATGATTTAAAAGATAAAAATCTTAAAAAATAA
- the nusB gene encoding transcription antitermination factor NusB, translating to MDTKTKFYSSKIRAKRNSRILAIQCIYAYETWLHHLDSIDINQLIIDVASINNFDLLNSTKKDPIDKKYLINMIKGAIASLKELDHNASLYLAHDWKVERLPKLVKNVIRLGIYELINTKDLDKLIIINEYLDIAKLFNHEGEVGFINTVLDKVSKENL from the coding sequence GTGGATACAAAAACTAAATTTTATTCTTCCAAGATTAGAGCAAAAAGAAACTCAAGAATTTTAGCAATTCAATGTATATATGCTTATGAAACTTGGCTTCATCATCTGGACTCAATAGATATTAACCAATTGATAATCGATGTTGCATCGATTAATAATTTTGATCTTTTAAATTCGACCAAGAAAGACCCGATTGATAAAAAGTATTTAATAAACATGATTAAAGGGGCTATCGCTAGCTTAAAAGAACTGGATCATAACGCCTCTCTTTACTTGGCTCATGACTGGAAAGTTGAGCGGTTACCTAAATTAGTAAAAAATGTTATCAGACTTGGCATTTATGAGCTTATCAATACAAAAGACTTGGATAAATTAATAATTATTAATGAATACCTTGATATTGCCAAGCTTTTCAATCATGAAGGAGAAGTAGGATTTATTAATACCGTGCTTGACAAAGTTTCCAAGGAAAATTTATAG